One window of the Triticum dicoccoides isolate Atlit2015 ecotype Zavitan chromosome 3B, WEW_v2.0, whole genome shotgun sequence genome contains the following:
- the LOC119275274 gene encoding NADH-cytochrome b5 reductase-like protein isoform X1, translating to MAALLMRRLAGTYRGRAPLAAAAVGGAALFYASSNPTIAHMEEKGEDAAAKVALNPEKWLEFKLQEKATVSHDSELFRFSFDPSTKLGLDVASCLVTRAPIGQEVEGKRKYVIRPYTPISDPDSKGYFDLLIKVYPEGKMSQHFANLKPGDVLEVKGPIEKLRYSPNMKRQIGMVAGGTGITPMLQVVRAILKNPDDNTQVSLIYANVSPDDILLKKELDRLASSYPNFKVSIGVLLGLLSCHMGEVTAKHYIFATFQVFYTVDKPSSDWRGGVGYISKDMVLKGLPGPGEDSLILVCGPPGMMNHISGDKAKDYSQGEVTGLLKDLGYTADMVYKF from the exons ATGGCGGCTCTGCTGATGCGTAGGCTCGCCGGAACCTACCGCGGCCGCGCGCcgctggccgccgccgccgttggCGGGGCCGCGCTCTTCTACGCCTCGTCGAACCCCACCATC GCGCACATGGAGGAGAAGGGGGAAGATGCCGCTGCCAAAGTTG CTCTTAACCCTGAGAAATGGTTAGAATTCAAGCTCCAGGAGAAGGCAACAGTTAGTCATGATTCAGAGCTATTCAG ATTTTCGTTTGACCCATCTACTAAGCTGGGTCTGGATGTTGCCTCATGTCTCGTAACAAG GGCCCCCATAGGTCAGGAAGTGGAGGGAAAAAGAAAATACGTTATTCGCCC GTACACACCTATCTCTGACCCAGATTCTAAAGGATATTTCGACCTATTAATCAAG GTTTATCCCGAAGGGAAAATGTCTCAGCATTTTGCTAATTTGAAGCCAGGAGATGTTCTCGAAGTCAAAGG GCCCATTGAAAAGCTCAGATATAGCCCAAATATGAAAAGACAAATTGGCATG GTTGCTGGTGGTACTGGCATAACGCCAATGCTGCAAGTTGTTAGGGCCATCCTGAAAAACCCTGATGACAACACTCAG GTTTCCTTGATCTACGCCAATGTGTCACCAGATGATATCTTGCTGAAAAAGGAGTTAGATAGACTTGCTAGCAGCTATCCTAATTTCAAGGTTAGCATTGGTGTATTGCTGGGGTTGCTCAGTTGCCACATGGGTGAAGTTACTGCTAAGCACTATATCTTTGCAACATTTCAGGTATTTTATACAGTCGATAAACCATCAAGTGACTGGAGGGGTGGTGTTGGCTACATATCAAAGGACATGGTTTTGAAAGGTTTGCCAGGCCCAGGGGAGGATTCTCTTATTCTT GTTTGTGGTCCTCCTGGAATGATGAATCACATATCTGGAGATAAGGCAAAGGATTATTCACAGGGCGAG GTCACTGGCCTTCTCAAAGATTTAGGATACACGGCAGATATGGTATACAAATTTTGA
- the LOC119281015 gene encoding BTB/POZ and MATH domain-containing protein 2-like gives MSAGSSAIVADTARGHYHLKIDGYSVTKFALPKGECLRSQPFSVGGRRWVIEYYPNGDRLVAARYISLHLVLDDVVAGEVRAQVQFGFEADEEENKPALSFLKRRGRKPAPLKLGKVEAPVRPDVWECPKFVKRKALEKSNHLKDESFTIRCDIIVLNEFRAKKGLPPGPALRSIPVPPSDLGQQLGDLLAAKKGADVVFEVGGETFPAHRCLLAARSPVLSAELFGPMRESTGAGTVRVSDMEAGVFRALLRFVYTDSWPPETAEEEEFAMAQHLLVAADKCRMERLKLICEDKLCKNIAAGTAASILALAEVHHCHELKGACFHFLSSPKNLTATMAGDDFENLRSSFPSLVKELIAKCSADT, from the coding sequence ATGTCCGCTGGCTCCTCCGCGATCGTGGCCGACACGGCGCGCGGGCACTACCACCTGAAGATCGACGGCTACTCGGTCACCAAGTTTGCCCTCCCTAAGGGAGAGTGCCTCAGGTCTCAACCATTCTCCGTGGGAGGCCGCCGCTGGGTCATCGAGTACTACCCCAACGGCGACCGACTCGTGGCCGCGAGGTACATTTCCCTCCACCTCGTCCTCGACGACGTCGTCGCCGGAGAAGTGCGTGCGCAAGTCCAGTTTGGCTTTGAGGCAGACGAGGAGGAAAATAAGCCTGCGCTCTCCTTTCTCAAGAGGCGGGGACGGAAGCCCGCGCCGTTGAAGCTCGGCAAGGTGGAGGCCCCCGTCCGCCCTGATGTCTGGGAATGTCCCAAGTTCGTCAAGAGAAAGGCCCTGGAGAAATCCAACCATCTCAAGGACGAGTCCTTCACCATCAGGTGCGACATCATCGTCCTCAACGAGTTCCGCGCCAAGAAGGGGCTGCCGCCGGGCCCCGCTCTCAGATCCATCCCCGTGCCCCCGTCCGACCTGGGCCAGCAGCTCGGCGACCTCCTCGCGGCCAAGAAGGGCGCCGACGTGGTCTTCGAGGTCGGCGGCGAGACGTTCCCGGCGCACCGGTGCCTGCTCGCAGCCCGCTCACCAGTCTTGAGCGCGGAGCTCTTCGGCCCGATGAGGGAGAGCACCGGCGCCGGCACGGTCCGTGTATCCGACATGGAGGCGGGTGTGTTCAGGGCGCTGCTCCGCTTCGTGTACACGGACTCGTGGCCGCCGGAGACAGCGGAGGAAGAGGAATTCGCCATGGCCCAGCATCTGCTCGTGGCGGCCGACAAGTGCCGCATGGAGAGGCTCAAGCTGATCTGCGAGGACAAGCTGTGCAAGAACATCGCGGcgggcacggcggcgagcatcctGGCGTTAGCTGAGGTGCACCACTGCCATGAGCTCAAAGGTGCATGCTTCCATTTCCTCAGCTCTCCGAAGAACCTGACGGCAACCATGGCCGGCGACGACTTCGAGAATCTGCGCTCAAGCTTCCCTTCTCTTGTCAAGGAGCTGATTGCCAAGTGCTCGGCCGACACCTAA
- the LOC119275274 gene encoding NADH-cytochrome b5 reductase-like protein isoform X2 codes for MAALLMRRLAGTYRGRAPLAAAAVGGAALFYASSNPTIAHMEEKGEDAAAKVALNPEKWLEFKLQEKATVSHDSELFRFSFDPSTKLGLDVASCLVTRAPIGQEVEGKRKYVIRPYTPISDPDSKGYFDLLIKVYPEGKMSQHFANLKPGDVLEVKGPIEKLRYSPNMKRQIGMVAGGTGITPMLQVVRAILKNPDDNTQVSLIYANVSPDDILLKKELDRLASSYPNFKVFYTVDKPSSDWRGGVGYISKDMVLKGLPGPGEDSLILVCGPPGMMNHISGDKAKDYSQGEVTGLLKDLGYTADMVYKF; via the exons ATGGCGGCTCTGCTGATGCGTAGGCTCGCCGGAACCTACCGCGGCCGCGCGCcgctggccgccgccgccgttggCGGGGCCGCGCTCTTCTACGCCTCGTCGAACCCCACCATC GCGCACATGGAGGAGAAGGGGGAAGATGCCGCTGCCAAAGTTG CTCTTAACCCTGAGAAATGGTTAGAATTCAAGCTCCAGGAGAAGGCAACAGTTAGTCATGATTCAGAGCTATTCAG ATTTTCGTTTGACCCATCTACTAAGCTGGGTCTGGATGTTGCCTCATGTCTCGTAACAAG GGCCCCCATAGGTCAGGAAGTGGAGGGAAAAAGAAAATACGTTATTCGCCC GTACACACCTATCTCTGACCCAGATTCTAAAGGATATTTCGACCTATTAATCAAG GTTTATCCCGAAGGGAAAATGTCTCAGCATTTTGCTAATTTGAAGCCAGGAGATGTTCTCGAAGTCAAAGG GCCCATTGAAAAGCTCAGATATAGCCCAAATATGAAAAGACAAATTGGCATG GTTGCTGGTGGTACTGGCATAACGCCAATGCTGCAAGTTGTTAGGGCCATCCTGAAAAACCCTGATGACAACACTCAG GTTTCCTTGATCTACGCCAATGTGTCACCAGATGATATCTTGCTGAAAAAGGAGTTAGATAGACTTGCTAGCAGCTATCCTAATTTCAAG GTATTTTATACAGTCGATAAACCATCAAGTGACTGGAGGGGTGGTGTTGGCTACATATCAAAGGACATGGTTTTGAAAGGTTTGCCAGGCCCAGGGGAGGATTCTCTTATTCTT GTTTGTGGTCCTCCTGGAATGATGAATCACATATCTGGAGATAAGGCAAAGGATTATTCACAGGGCGAG GTCACTGGCCTTCTCAAAGATTTAGGATACACGGCAGATATGGTATACAAATTTTGA